One window of the Candidatus Jettenia sp. genome contains the following:
- a CDS encoding mechanosensitive ion channel family protein encodes MIHFISEQKYFGNTLLDYLISIGIIIVLVLTIRILKGFIQKRLKAWIENTKIIIDDVIISGIEKFIIPLLYFCAFYFGLTYLDLSTSVAKIFHSALVIIVAFFIIRFTVVITHYVFKYYWEKRVGDKESMRNLRGISTIVTIVVWGLGLLFLLDNLDFRISAIITGLGIGGIAVAFAAQAVLSDFFGYFVIFFDRPFQVGDFIIVDDKMGIVENIGVKTTRITSVAGEQIVFPNSRLTSSRIHNYKQMERRRVLFTIGVTYQTPLQKLKEMPGIIKNIIENIDDAVFGRAHFQSYENSSMIFEIVYYIIGSDFNKYMDIQQRINFRIYEEFEARGIERPTLLKLHS; translated from the coding sequence TTGATTCACTTCATTTCAGAACAAAAATATTTTGGTAATACCCTCTTAGATTACCTCATAAGCATTGGTATTATTATCGTATTAGTGCTTACTATCAGGATTCTAAAAGGTTTTATTCAGAAGCGATTAAAGGCATGGATTGAAAACACAAAAATCATCATTGATGATGTTATTATTTCGGGGATTGAAAAATTCATTATTCCCTTACTTTATTTTTGTGCTTTTTACTTTGGATTAACCTATTTAGACCTGAGTACATCAGTAGCAAAAATCTTTCATTCTGCCCTTGTTATAATTGTTGCTTTTTTTATCATTCGATTTACTGTTGTGATTACCCACTATGTCTTTAAATATTATTGGGAGAAGAGGGTTGGCGATAAAGAAAGTATGAGAAACTTGAGGGGGATATCGACTATTGTAACTATTGTAGTTTGGGGACTCGGCCTTCTTTTCCTTCTAGATAATCTTGATTTCAGGATTTCAGCAATTATAACGGGACTTGGCATTGGTGGTATCGCTGTAGCTTTTGCAGCACAAGCGGTATTAAGTGATTTTTTTGGTTACTTTGTGATATTTTTTGACCGTCCTTTCCAGGTTGGTGATTTTATCATTGTTGATGATAAAATGGGAATTGTTGAAAACATCGGTGTAAAAACAACAAGAATCACAAGCGTAGCTGGCGAGCAAATCGTTTTTCCCAACTCCCGTCTTACAAGTTCCCGTATCCATAACTATAAGCAGATGGAAAGGAGGCGGGTCCTTTTTACGATTGGTGTAACATATCAAACACCTCTCCAAAAATTAAAAGAAATGCCCGGTATTATAAAAAATATTATTGAGAATATTGACGATGCCGTATTTGGCCGCGCACATTTTCAATCATATGAAAACTCTAGCATGATTTTTGAGATAGTTTATTACATTATTGGATCTGACTTTAATAAGTATATGGATATCCAGCAAAGGATTAATTTTCGTATTTATGAGGAGTTCGAGGCCCGGGGAATTGAAAGGCCTACCCTACTTAAACTTCATTCTTGA
- the hemC gene encoding hydroxymethylbilane synthase, with protein MAKEKQIIVGSRGSKLALIQTNWVISELKRLNPEFEFQIEKITTKGDKITDAPLSRLGGVGLFTKELEVALIEKKIDIAVHSAKDVPTEIHGELTVGATPKRKDPHDVLISNNNATLKELPKNARIGTSSLRRRAQLLAFRPDLKILDLRGNLDTRLKKLETDTMEAIILAHAGLIRMGYAGQISQIPFDIMLPAVGQGSLYIEIRKHDNRIEKVVSGINDPETRIAVEAERALMARLEGGCQVPIGAHAHVQGNEIYLEAIICSVDGITAVRDNHRGPASQAVKIGNELAQRMLENGGMKILNEIRQEFQKNINHI; from the coding sequence TTGGCAAAGGAAAAACAAATTATCGTTGGTTCCAGAGGTAGTAAACTCGCTCTAATCCAAACAAATTGGGTTATATCTGAACTAAAACGATTGAACCCTGAATTTGAGTTTCAAATTGAGAAGATAACTACAAAGGGCGACAAGATTACAGATGCTCCCTTATCGCGTTTAGGTGGAGTTGGTTTATTTACGAAGGAATTGGAAGTAGCCCTCATTGAAAAAAAAATCGATATTGCCGTTCATAGCGCCAAAGATGTACCGACAGAGATCCACGGGGAATTAACTGTGGGTGCAACACCCAAGCGTAAGGATCCTCATGATGTTCTTATCAGCAATAATAATGCTACCCTGAAAGAATTGCCTAAAAATGCACGTATCGGTACAAGCAGTCTCCGCAGAAGAGCACAGTTGCTTGCTTTTAGACCAGATCTCAAGATACTGGACCTGCGTGGTAATCTGGATACCCGGCTTAAAAAACTCGAAACAGATACTATGGAAGCTATTATTTTAGCCCATGCAGGATTGATCAGGATGGGTTATGCAGGTCAAATCAGCCAAATACCTTTCGATATCATGTTGCCGGCCGTGGGTCAGGGCTCACTTTATATAGAAATCCGTAAACACGATAATCGTATTGAGAAAGTTGTTTCTGGCATCAATGATCCTGAGACAAGAATTGCCGTAGAAGCAGAGCGGGCATTGATGGCAAGGCTTGAAGGTGGATGCCAGGTTCCTATCGGGGCACATGCACATGTGCAGGGGAATGAGATATATCTTGAAGCGATTATTTGCTCGGTGGATGGTATAACTGCCGTAAGAGATAATCACCGTGGTCCTGCGAGTCAGGCAGTAAAGATAGGGAATGAACTTGCTCAAAGGATGTTAGAAAATGGTGGGATGAAGATTTTGAATGAGATTCGGCAGGAATTTCAGAAAAATATAAACCATATATAA